A part of Microbulbifer sp. MI-G genomic DNA contains:
- the purM gene encoding phosphoribosylformylglycinamidine cyclo-ligase, giving the protein MSNPKPQSAQTPLSYRDAGVDIDAGNALVERIRHVAKRTARPEVMGGLGGFGALCALPAGYREPVLVSGTDGVGTKLRLAMDLGIHNTIGIDLVAMCVNDLVVAGAEPLFFLDYFATGKLNVDIAAEVVSGIGKGCELAGCALVGGETAEMPGMYAGDDYDLAGFCTGVVEKSEIIDGSKVTGGDVLIGLASSGPHSNGYSLIRKVLEVRSANLQEDFGGITLAKALMAPTRIYVKNLLQLIRNCQINALCHITGGGLLENLPRVLPTGCRARVDVGRREMPAVFRWLQNAGNIDAREMYRTFNCGIGMVICVPAAQADSALATLQGLGEDAFVLGNIEAAAGNAETVALAGL; this is encoded by the coding sequence ATGAGCAACCCCAAGCCGCAATCCGCACAGACCCCACTCTCCTATAGGGATGCTGGTGTCGATATTGATGCAGGTAACGCCCTGGTAGAACGTATCCGGCATGTCGCCAAGCGCACTGCCCGCCCAGAAGTCATGGGTGGCCTGGGCGGATTCGGCGCCCTGTGCGCACTGCCTGCCGGCTACAGGGAACCGGTACTGGTTTCCGGTACCGATGGCGTAGGGACAAAACTGCGTTTGGCAATGGATTTGGGCATTCACAACACCATCGGTATCGATCTGGTGGCGATGTGTGTCAACGATCTGGTCGTTGCCGGTGCCGAACCGCTCTTCTTCCTCGATTACTTTGCCACCGGCAAACTCAATGTGGATATTGCCGCCGAGGTGGTCTCCGGTATCGGGAAAGGCTGCGAGCTGGCGGGCTGCGCCCTGGTGGGTGGGGAAACTGCCGAAATGCCGGGTATGTACGCAGGTGACGACTACGACTTGGCCGGATTCTGCACCGGGGTTGTGGAAAAATCTGAAATCATCGACGGGAGCAAGGTAACCGGTGGCGACGTGTTGATCGGTCTCGCTTCCAGCGGCCCCCACTCCAATGGTTACTCCCTGATTCGCAAAGTACTCGAAGTACGCAGCGCCAACCTGCAGGAGGATTTCGGCGGTATCACCCTGGCCAAGGCGCTGATGGCCCCTACCCGCATCTATGTCAAGAACCTGCTGCAACTGATAAGAAACTGCCAGATCAACGCCCTTTGCCATATTACCGGTGGCGGCCTGCTGGAGAACCTGCCCCGCGTACTACCCACGGGGTGTCGCGCCCGCGTGGATGTCGGCAGGCGGGAGATGCCGGCGGTCTTTCGCTGGTTACAGAACGCCGGCAATATCGACGCCCGGGAAATGTACCGCACCTTCAACTGCGGTATCGGGATGGTGATCTGCGTACCCGCAGCGCAGGCCGACAGCGCACTCGCAACCCTTCAGGGGTTGGGTGAGGATGCCTTTGTTTTGGGGAATATTGAAGCTGCTGCCGGAAACGCTGAAACCGTCGCCCTGGCAGGCCTGTAA